The proteins below come from a single Mustela nigripes isolate SB6536 chromosome 14, MUSNIG.SB6536, whole genome shotgun sequence genomic window:
- the RER1 gene encoding protein RER1 isoform X1: MPDVAAAPCARAGPRGAVKSNSYRMSEGDSVGDSVHGKPSVVYRFFTRLGQIYQSWLDKSTPYTAVRWLVTLGLSFVYMIRVYLLQGWYIVTYALGIYHLNLFIAFLSPKVDPSLMEDSDDGPSLPTKQNEEFRPFIRRLPEFKFWHAATKGILVAMACTFFEAFNVPVFWPILVMYFIMLFCITMKRQIKHMIKYRYIPFTHGKRTYKGKDDAGKTFAS, from the exons ATGCCTGATGTTGCTGCTGCCCCGTGTGCCCGCGCGGGTCCGCGTGGAGCCGTGAAGTCCAACAG TTACAGAATGTCCGAAGGTGACAGCGTTGGAGATTCAGTCCATGGGAAACCTTCCGTGGTGTACAGATTTTTCACAAGACTCGGACAG ATCTATCAGTCCTGGCTAGACAAGTCCACGCCGTACACCGCCGTGCGATGGCTGGTGACGCTGGGCCTCAGCTTCGTCTACATGATTCGAGTTTACCTGCTGCAG GGCTGGTACATCGTGACCTACGCCTTGGGGATCTACCACCTCAATCTTTTCATagccttcctctctcccaaagTGGACCCTTCCCTGATGGAGGACTCAG ATGACGGCCCCTCATTACCAACCAAACAGAATGAGGAGTTCCGGCCCTTCATTCGAAGGCTTCCAGAGTTTAAATTTTG GCACGCGGCGACCAAGGGCATCCTCGTGGCCATGGCCTGCACCTTCTTTGAGGCGTTCAACGTGCCGGTGTTCTGGCCCATCCTGGTGATGTACTTCATCATGCTTTTCTGCATCACCATGAAGAGGCAAATAAAG CACATGATCAAGTACCGGTACATCCCGTTCACGCACGGCAAGAGGACGTACAAGGGGAAGGACGACGCGGGCAAGACGTTTGCGAGCTAG
- the RER1 gene encoding protein RER1 isoform X2, giving the protein MSEGDSVGDSVHGKPSVVYRFFTRLGQIYQSWLDKSTPYTAVRWLVTLGLSFVYMIRVYLLQGWYIVTYALGIYHLNLFIAFLSPKVDPSLMEDSDDGPSLPTKQNEEFRPFIRRLPEFKFWHAATKGILVAMACTFFEAFNVPVFWPILVMYFIMLFCITMKRQIKHMIKYRYIPFTHGKRTYKGKDDAGKTFAS; this is encoded by the exons ATGTCCGAAGGTGACAGCGTTGGAGATTCAGTCCATGGGAAACCTTCCGTGGTGTACAGATTTTTCACAAGACTCGGACAG ATCTATCAGTCCTGGCTAGACAAGTCCACGCCGTACACCGCCGTGCGATGGCTGGTGACGCTGGGCCTCAGCTTCGTCTACATGATTCGAGTTTACCTGCTGCAG GGCTGGTACATCGTGACCTACGCCTTGGGGATCTACCACCTCAATCTTTTCATagccttcctctctcccaaagTGGACCCTTCCCTGATGGAGGACTCAG ATGACGGCCCCTCATTACCAACCAAACAGAATGAGGAGTTCCGGCCCTTCATTCGAAGGCTTCCAGAGTTTAAATTTTG GCACGCGGCGACCAAGGGCATCCTCGTGGCCATGGCCTGCACCTTCTTTGAGGCGTTCAACGTGCCGGTGTTCTGGCCCATCCTGGTGATGTACTTCATCATGCTTTTCTGCATCACCATGAAGAGGCAAATAAAG CACATGATCAAGTACCGGTACATCCCGTTCACGCACGGCAAGAGGACGTACAAGGGGAAGGACGACGCGGGCAAGACGTTTGCGAGCTAG